From the Prunus dulcis chromosome 4, ALMONDv2, whole genome shotgun sequence genome, one window contains:
- the LOC117626649 gene encoding protein NUCLEAR FUSION DEFECTIVE 6, chloroplastic/mitochondrial isoform X1, whose protein sequence is MASFAARSVLRSTAARATVGSRLASAARPKPASSPFRIPKLNQSSTSPRIFRSPVELSCCVETMLPYHTATASALLTSMLSVSQRSYGWTPEGQDKTR, encoded by the exons ATGGCTTCCTTCGCCGCCAGGTCTGTCCTCCGCTCCACCGCGGCTCGAGCCACCGTCGGATCGAGGCTCGCTTCCGCCGCCAGACCCAAACCAGCCTCCTCGCCATTTCGCATCCCCAAACTAAACCAAAGCTCCACCTCTCCTCGCATTTTCAG GTCGCCTGTGGAGTTGAGCTGCTGTGTGGAGACGATGCTTCCGTACCACACAGCCACAGCCTCTGCATTGCTCACTTCGATGCTCTCTGTCTCTCAGCGCTCCTACGGTTGGACCCCTGAAG ggCAAGACAAGACTAGATGA
- the LOC117623838 gene encoding pentatricopeptide repeat-containing protein At5g04780, mitochondrial-like has protein sequence MIKWTMKLCFFHSLQNPLPQRLYLPFKPKTLSTHFPDSAKHIQTTAQVSTDAQTTPVPSSVQKGNFSPTSISYSKLLSQCAASKSVGVGMEVHAHIIRCGCSGDQSLRNHLINLYSKSRFFRHARKLVDESTEPDLVSWSAFISGYAQNGLGKEALSAFREMHSLGVKCNEFTFPSVLKACSITRDLVLGKQVHGIALLTGFESDEFVANTLVVMYAKCGEFGDSRRLFDAIPERNVVSWNALFSCYVQSDSYGEAMDLFQEMILSGVRPNEYSLSSIINACTGLGDGSRGRKIHGYMVKLGYESDSFSANALVDMYAKVKGLEDAISVFDKIAQPDIVSWNAVIAGCVLHEYHDWALQFFGQMNGSGICPNMFTLSSALKACAGLGFEKLGRQLHSFLIKMDTESDSFVNVGLIDMYCKCEMIDDARVLFNMMPKKEMIAWNAVISGHSQNGEDIEAVSQFSEMYKEGIEFNQTTLSTVLKSTASVQAIKFCEQIHALSVKSGFQCDMYVINSLLDAYGKCGKVEDAAKIFEGCPTEDVVAFTSMITAYSQYEQGEEALKLYLQMQQRGNKPDSFVCSSLLNACANLSAYEQGKQIHVHILKFGFMSDAFAGNSLVNMYAKCGSIDDADRAFSEVPQRGLVSWSAMIGGLAQHGHGKRALNLFNQMLKDGVSPNHITLVSVLCACNHAGLVTEARKYFESMKELFGVVPRQEHYACMIDLLGRAGKINEAIELVNTMPFQANASVWGALLGAARIHKNVELGQRAAEMLLALEPEKSGTHVLLANIYASAGMWDNVAKMRRLMRDGQVKKEPGMSWIEVKDEVHTFIVGDRSHSRSREIYAKLDELFDLMYKAGYAPMVEIDLHDVEQSEKQRLLRYHSEKLAVAFGLIATPPGAPIRVKKNLRVCVDCHTAFKFICKIVSREIIVRDINRFHHFKDGSCSCGDYW, from the coding sequence ATGATCAAATGGACCATGAAGCTTTGCTTCTTCCATTCCCTCCAAAACCCTCTTCCCCAACGACTTTACCTGCCAtttaaacccaaaaccctCTCAACCCATTTTCCAGATTCTGCCAAACACATCCAAACCACAGCTCAAGTCAGCACAGACGCTCAAACTACCCCTGTTCCAAGCTCAGTCCAAAAGGGCAATTTCTCACCCACTTCCATATCCTACTCTAAGCTTTTGTCACAATGCGCTGCTTCCAAGTCTGTTGGTGTGGGCATGGAAGTCCATGCCCACATAATTAGATGTGGATGTTCCGGAGACCAAAGTCTTCGGAACCATTTGATCAATTTGTACTCCAAGAGCCGGTTTTTCAGGCACGCCCGGAAACTGGTTGATGAAAGTACTGAACCGGATTTGGTTTCTTGGTCTGCTTTTATATCTGGGTATGCCCAAAATGGGCTTGGTAAAGAAGCCCTTTCAGCGTTTCGTGAAATGCACTCGTTGGGGGTTAAGTGTAACGAGTTTACATTTCCCAGTGTTCTTAAGGCGTGCTCTATTACTAGAGATTTGGTGCTGGGAAAGCAGGTTCATGGGATTGCACTGCTTACGGGGTTTGAGTCCGATGAGTTTGTTGCTAATACTTTGGTTGTTATGTATGCAAAGTGTGGGGAGTTTGGGGATTCTAGGAGACTGTTTGATGCAATTCCAGAACGGAATGTCGTTTCGTGGAATGCATTGTTTTCTTGTTATGTGCAGAGTGATTCCTATGGAGAAGCAATGGATTTATTTCAGGAAATGATTCTGAGTGGCGTAAGACCTAATGAGTATAGTCTTTCTAGTATAATAAATGCATGTACCGGGTTGGGGGATGGTAGTCGAGGAAGGAAAATTCATGGATATATGGTTAAGCTTGGATATGAGTCCGACTCGTTCTCGGCCAATGCACTTGTTGACATGTATGCAAAAGTCAAAGGTCTTGAAGATGCGATTTCAGTTTTTGATAAAATTGCACAACCTGATATTGTTTCCTGGAATGCTGTTATTGCTGGGTGTGTTCTTCACGAGTACCATGATTGGGCTCTACAATTTTTTGGACAAATGAACGGATCAGGAATCTGTCCAAATATGTTTACATTATCAAGTGCACTTAAAGCTTGTGCCGGATTGGGGTTTGAGAAATTGGGTAGACAGTTGCACTCTTTCTTGATAAAGATGGATACAGAATCAGATTCATTTGTCAATGTGGGACTGATAGATATGTATTGCAAGTGTGAGATGATAGATGATGCAAGGGTGCTTTTTAATATGATGCCAAAGAAGGAGATGATCGCATGGAATGCTGTGATCTCTGGACATTCACAGAATGGGGAAGATATAGAAGCTGTATCCCAATTTTCTGAAATGTACAAGGAGGGAATAGAATTCAACCAGACTACCTTATCCACAGTTCTCAAATCCACAGCAAGCGTGCAGGCCATAAAGTTTTGTGAACAAATTCATGCACTTTCTGTCAAATCAGGTTTTCAGTGTGACATGTATGTTATAAATAGCCTTCTTGATGCATATGGAAAATGTGGCAAAGTAGAAGATGCGGCAAAAATTTTTGAAGGATGCCCAACTGAGGATGTGGTGGCTTTCACGTCCATGATCACAGCCTATTCTCAATATGAACAAGGCGAAGAAGCTCTAAAACTCTATCTGCAAATGCAACAGAGAGGGAACAAACCTGATTCATTTGTATGCAGCTCTCTTTTGAATGCTTGTGCAAATTTATCCGCATATGAGCAAGGGAAACAGATCCACGTTCACATTCTGAAGTTTGGATTCATGTCCGATGCTTTTGCCGGGAATTCTCTTGTTAATATGTATGCAAAATGTGGAAGCATAGATGATGCGGATCGTGCTTTCTCTGAGGTACCTCAGAGAGGATTAGTTTCATGGTCTGCAATGATTGGAGGACTCGCTCAACACGGGCATGGAAAACGGGCCCTCAACTTATTCAATCAGATGCTCAAAGATGGTGTTTCCCCCAATCATATTACTTTAGTCAGTGTTCTCTGTGCATGCAATCATGCAGGTTTGGTAACTGAAGCCAGAAAGTATTTTGAATCCATGAAAGAATTGTTTGGAGTCGTGCCAAGGCAAGAGCATTATGCTTGCATGATTGATCTCCTTGGCAGAGCAGGGAAGATAAATGAGGCAATAGAGCTTGTCAACACGATGCCATTTCAGGCGAACGCCTCTGTTTGGGGGGCACTTCTTGGTGCAGCGAGAATCCATAAAAATGTTGAGCTTGGCCAGCGTGCTGCTGAAATGCTCTTAGCTCTTGAGCCCGAAAAATCTGGTACCCATGTACTTCTTGCAAATATTTACGCATCAGCTGGCATGTGGGATAATGTGGCGAAAATGAGAAGACTTATGAGAGATGGCCAGGTAAAGAAGGAACCGGGGATGAGTTGGATTGAGGTCAAAGACGAGGTACATACCTTTATAGTAGGAGATAGAAGTCATTCAAGAAGCAGGGAAATATATGCTAAACTTGATGAGCTGTTTGACCTTATGTATAAAGCTGGCTATGCTCCTATGGTGGAGATTGACCTccatgatgtggaacagagtgaAAAGCAGCGGCTCCTACGTTACCACAGCGAGAAGCTTGCAGTGGCTTTCGGGTTAATTGCCACTCCACCAGGGGCACCCATTAGGGTGAAGAAGAATCTACGAGTATGTGTGGACTGTCACACAGCATTCAAGTTCATCTGCAAAATCGTCTCAAGGGAGATTATCGTGAGGGACATCAATAGGTTCCATCATTTCAAAGATGGTTCATGCTCTTGTGGGGATTACTGGTGA
- the LOC117626649 gene encoding protein NUCLEAR FUSION DEFECTIVE 6, chloroplastic/mitochondrial isoform X2, producing the protein MASFAARSVLRSTAARATVGSRLASAARPKPASSPFRIPKLNQSSTSPRIFRSPVELSCCVETMLPYHTATASALLTSMLSVSQRSYGWTPEGG; encoded by the exons ATGGCTTCCTTCGCCGCCAGGTCTGTCCTCCGCTCCACCGCGGCTCGAGCCACCGTCGGATCGAGGCTCGCTTCCGCCGCCAGACCCAAACCAGCCTCCTCGCCATTTCGCATCCCCAAACTAAACCAAAGCTCCACCTCTCCTCGCATTTTCAG GTCGCCTGTGGAGTTGAGCTGCTGTGTGGAGACGATGCTTCCGTACCACACAGCCACAGCCTCTGCATTGCTCACTTCGATGCTCTCTGTCTCTCAGCGCTCCTACGGTTGGACCCCTGAAG GGGGGTGA
- the LOC117624606 gene encoding protein E6 produces the protein MASAAKLFSFLFFLASLLFSQQAQARESQFFSKVANVNNNNNYEKEPEAPKTETPVKKQEQEPAFIPETQSGYGLYGHESGQLPPTTTTTGAPYTTTNTGAPYTTTNGAQFTTNNNNLPYTAESEKEQQHTNKYPETYSTQYRPNKNNFNYNGNFESNPSDTRFTQSSYTTTTTPTNYQNTHNNYNAEKQGLSDARLTQSSYTTPTNYQSNNHYNAEKQGMSDTRFLENGKYYYDTQSENNYNQNQYENSRVVDSRLWYNNRGNYGNNNVNQNEDQFQESEEEFVP, from the coding sequence ATGGCTTCTGCTGCAAAATTGttctctttcctcttcttccttgcATCTCTCCTCTTCTCTCAACAAGCTCAAGCTAGAGAAAGCCAATTCTTTAGCAAAGTGGCCAAtgtcaacaacaacaacaactatGAGAAGGAGCCAGAGGCCCCCAAAACAGAAACCCCTGTGAAAAAACAAGAGCAAGAGCCAGCCTTCATTCCAGAGACCCAAAGTGGATATGGTCTCTATGGCCATGAGTCTGGCCAGCTGCCtcccaccaccacaaccactgGTGCACCCTACACCACCACAAACACAGGTGCACCCTACACCACCACCAATGGTGCACAATTcaccaccaacaacaacaatctGCCATATACAGCTGAGTCAGAGAAAGAGCAGCAGCACACCAACAAGTACCCTGAGACCTACAGCACCCAATACCGCCCCAACAAGAACAACTTTAACTACAATGGCAATTTTGAGAGCAACCCAAGTGACACAAGGTTCACACAGAGCAGCTACACCACAACCACAACCCCAACCAATTACCAAAACACCCACAACAACTACAATGCTGAGAAGCAGGGCTTGAGTGATGCAAGGCTTACACAGAGCAGCTACACAACCCCAACCAATTACCAAAGCAACAACCACTACAATGCTGAGAAGCAGGGCATGAGTGACACAAGGTTTTTGGAGAATGGAAAGTACTACTATGACACTCAGAGCGAGAACAACTACAATCAGAACCAGTATGAAAATTCAAGGGTGGTGGATTCAAGACTCTGGTACAACAACAGGGGTAACTATGGCAACAACAATGTGAACCAGAACGAGGATCAGTTCCAAGAGAGTGAAGAAGAGTTCGTGCCATAA
- the LOC117626697 gene encoding protein DEHYDRATION-INDUCED 19-like isoform X1 → MDSEFWTSRLAAAKRQYTLQHHHQSSHLDRLSIDDFEVEDEVRPDFPCPYCYEDFDIASLCSHLEDEHSCESKVTVCPICSVKVARDMLSHITLQHGHLFKLQRRRRLRRVAIPNSQALSLLGRDLREAHLQVLLGSGGYRSDNANVSNAATDPFLSSLILNFPASGADEISKSVVTTAEDISAKNVAPAHIWKSSFDPSLSYEERAKRIRQATGRAGFMQDLFLSTLLGD, encoded by the exons atgGACTCTGAGTTCTGGACCTCCCGCCTCGCCGCCGCCAAGCGCCAGTACACGTTGCAGCACCATCACCAGAGCTCCCACTTGG atCGGTTAAGCATCGATGATTTCGAGGTTGAAGACGAGGTCCGACCCGACTTCCCGTGCCCGTATTGTTACGAAGACTTCGACATCGCGTCCTTGTGCTCACACCTCGAAGACGAGCATTCGTGCGAATCTAAAGTCACC GTTTGTCCCATTTGCTCTGTTAAAGTTGCACGGGACATGTTAAGTCATATCACACTGCAACATGGACATTTGTTCAAG TTGCAGAGACGTCGCAGGTTACGTAGAGTTGCTATTCCTAACAGTCAGGCACTGTCCCTCCTTGGCCGGGATCTTCGTGAGGCTCATCTTCAGGTGCTTCTAGGGAGTGGTGGATATCGATCAGACAATGCTAATGTGTCTAATGCCGCTACCGATCCATTCCTGTCATCACTTATTTTGAATTTCCCTGCATCAGGAGCagatgaaatttcaaaatctgTGGTAACCACTGCTGAGGACATTTCTGCAAAGAATGTGGCGCCGGCACATATTTGGAAATCAAG TTTTGATCCGTCATTGAGTTATGAAGAGAGGGCGAAAAGGATTCGACAAGCTACTGGAAGAGCTGGTTTTATGCAAGATCTGTTTCTCTCGACACTGTTAGGTGACTAA
- the LOC117626085 gene encoding ethylene-responsive transcription factor 4-like: MAPREKTATAVRANGNGNVKEVHFRGVRKRPWGRYAAEIRDPGKKSRVWLGTFDTAEEAARAYDTAAREFRGSKAKTNFPLPSENISLNMTKNNNININNNINKNSSGSNNQSPSQSSTVESSSREPPALMVDSSPLDLNLAQGVSSGGFGSGPMRFPFQHHQVPSVGAVIGVPASAAAAANHALYFDSVFRAGMVKSHQFHQRLRFDHHNLQQHDFHAYGGGGVFACGAQSDSDSSSVVDLNNHDLPRGGLLDLNLPPPPELA; encoded by the coding sequence ATGGCGCCGAGAGAGAAGACGGCCACCGCCGTCAGAGCTAACGGCAACGGAAACGTGAAGGAGGTGCATTTTAGAGGAGTGAGGAAGAGGCCATGGGGCCGGTACGCCGCCGAGATCAGAGACCCCGGCAAGAAGAGCCGGGTCTGGCTCGGTACCTTCGACACGGCTGAGGAAGCCGCTCGAGCCTACGACACCGCTGCCAGAGAGTTCCGCGGCTCCAAGGCCAAGACCAACTTCCCTCTCCCTTCTGAGAATATTAGCCTCAATATGACgaaaaataataacataaatataaataataatataaataaaaatagtagCGGGAGCAACAATCAGAGCCCGAGCCAGAGCAGCACCGTGGAGTCGTCCAGCCGTGAGCCGCCGGCTCTGATGGTCGATTCCTCGCCGTTGGATCTAAATCTCGCTCAGGGTGTTAGTTCCGGTGGATTCGGTTCCGGCCCGATGCGGTTCCCCTTCCAGCACCACCAGGTTCCGAGCGTCGGAGCCGTCATCGGAGTTCCGGCTTCTGCAGCGGCGGCGGCGAATCACGCGCTCTACTTCGACTCGGTGTTCCGAGCCGGGATGGTGAAGAGTCATCAGTTTCATCAACGGCTGAGATTTGATCATCATAATCTTCAGCAGCATGACTTCCACGCCTACGGAGGCGGTGGGGTTTTCGCGTGTGGGGCCCAGAGCGACTCGGACTCGTCCTCGGTGGTCGATCTGAACAACCACGATCTGCCTCGCGGAGGATTGCTCGATCTCAACCTCCCTCCACCTCCGGAGCTCgcttga
- the LOC117625770 gene encoding uncharacterized protein LOC117625770, with amino-acid sequence MATEDHETPHGWPLGLEIMNMRLRVVESLPAAVVGHRPLHIRSASFTSFSSSNLDTESTASFFQDHSMSLGRLIGFRTGDRGRLYYPNSICFEEHDRNSIKGSHSDVSTRHQVDTSRRICIPLMLGALVKISRSKSKSKSKSKKAVFDGKG; translated from the exons ATGGCCACGGAG GATCATGAAACGCCCCATGGATGGCCCCTTGGGCTTGAGATCATGAACATGAGACTTAGAGTGGTGGAGAGCTTACCGGCTGCAGTTGTAGGACACCGTCCTTTGCACATACGCTCTGCTAGTTTCACCTCTTTTTCATCCTCCAACCTTGACACTGAG TCCACAGCATCCTTCTTCCAAGACCACAGCATGTCACTAGGCCGGCTAATAGGGTTTCGAACGGGGGATAGAGGACGCTTGTACTACCCAAATTCAATTTGCTTCGAAGAACATGACAGGAATTCCATTAAGGGTTCACATTCTGATGTCTCTACAAGGCATCAAGTAGACACGTCTCGACGAATTTGCATACCATTGATGCTTGGTGCTCTCGTAAAGATAAGCCGCAGTAAGAGTAAGAGCAAGAGCAAGTCAAAGAAGGCAGTGTTTGATGGCAAAGGCTAA
- the LOC117626697 gene encoding protein DEHYDRATION-INDUCED 19-like isoform X2: MDSEFWTSRLAAAKRQYTLQHHHQSSHLDRLSIDDFEVEDEVRPDFPCPYCYEDFDIASLCSHLEDEHSCESKVTRRRRLRRVAIPNSQALSLLGRDLREAHLQVLLGSGGYRSDNANVSNAATDPFLSSLILNFPASGADEISKSVVTTAEDISAKNVAPAHIWKSSFDPSLSYEERAKRIRQATGRAGFMQDLFLSTLLGD, from the exons atgGACTCTGAGTTCTGGACCTCCCGCCTCGCCGCCGCCAAGCGCCAGTACACGTTGCAGCACCATCACCAGAGCTCCCACTTGG atCGGTTAAGCATCGATGATTTCGAGGTTGAAGACGAGGTCCGACCCGACTTCCCGTGCCCGTATTGTTACGAAGACTTCGACATCGCGTCCTTGTGCTCACACCTCGAAGACGAGCATTCGTGCGAATCTAAAGTCACC AGACGTCGCAGGTTACGTAGAGTTGCTATTCCTAACAGTCAGGCACTGTCCCTCCTTGGCCGGGATCTTCGTGAGGCTCATCTTCAGGTGCTTCTAGGGAGTGGTGGATATCGATCAGACAATGCTAATGTGTCTAATGCCGCTACCGATCCATTCCTGTCATCACTTATTTTGAATTTCCCTGCATCAGGAGCagatgaaatttcaaaatctgTGGTAACCACTGCTGAGGACATTTCTGCAAAGAATGTGGCGCCGGCACATATTTGGAAATCAAG TTTTGATCCGTCATTGAGTTATGAAGAGAGGGCGAAAAGGATTCGACAAGCTACTGGAAGAGCTGGTTTTATGCAAGATCTGTTTCTCTCGACACTGTTAGGTGACTAA
- the LOC117626649 gene encoding protein NUCLEAR FUSION DEFECTIVE 6, chloroplastic/mitochondrial isoform X4, whose amino-acid sequence MASFAARSVLRSTAARATVGSRLASAARPKPASSPFRIPKLNQSSTSPRIFRSPVELSCCVETMLPYHTATASALLTSMLSVSQRSYGWTPEDG is encoded by the exons ATGGCTTCCTTCGCCGCCAGGTCTGTCCTCCGCTCCACCGCGGCTCGAGCCACCGTCGGATCGAGGCTCGCTTCCGCCGCCAGACCCAAACCAGCCTCCTCGCCATTTCGCATCCCCAAACTAAACCAAAGCTCCACCTCTCCTCGCATTTTCAG GTCGCCTGTGGAGTTGAGCTGCTGTGTGGAGACGATGCTTCCGTACCACACAGCCACAGCCTCTGCATTGCTCACTTCGATGCTCTCTGTCTCTCAGCGCTCCTACGGTTGGACCCCTGAAG ATGGATGA
- the LOC117625880 gene encoding uncharacterized protein LOC117625880 translates to MSKKKMEDTTWEQRLHALTHVLINPTTTPPLHSQFFISTQIPCYLNWDYPPVLCTKSTFPPIHLQWGLSLFLKRVSRFGFPETSWRSKCPYHLPPPLILAKGIEEAQWGDEQRRENFRKRMRRKRLGGDVNPVLPILVPNLLLLSLLFWNPFL, encoded by the coding sequence ATGAGtaagaaaaaaatggaagaCACGACATGGGAGCAAAGGCTCCATGCCTTAACTCATGTCCTAATCAACCCAACAACCACACCACCTCTTCACTCTCAGTTCTTCATCTCCACCCAAATCCCATGCTACCTAAACTGGGACTACCCACCAGTCCTCTGCACCAAATCCACCTTCCCTCCTATCCATCTACAATGgggcctctctctcttcctcaaaAGGGTCTCCAGATTTGGGTTTCCTGAGACTTCTTGGAGGTCCAAATGCCCTTATCACCTGCCCCCACCATTGATTCTTGCAAAAGGAATAGAGGAAGCTCAGTGGGGTGATGAGCAGAGGAGAGAAAATTTTAGGAAAAGGATGAGAAGAAAACGCCTTGGGGGTGATGTTAATCCTGTGCTTCCTATTTTGGTTCCCAATCTCTTGTTGCTTTCTCTTCTGTTTTGGAACCCatttctttaa
- the LOC117626649 gene encoding protein NUCLEAR FUSION DEFECTIVE 6, chloroplastic/mitochondrial isoform X3: MASFAARSVLRSTAARATVGSRLASAARPKPASSPFRIPKLNQSSTSPRIFRSPVELSCCVETMLPYHTATASALLTSMLSVSQRSYGWTPEGL, translated from the exons ATGGCTTCCTTCGCCGCCAGGTCTGTCCTCCGCTCCACCGCGGCTCGAGCCACCGTCGGATCGAGGCTCGCTTCCGCCGCCAGACCCAAACCAGCCTCCTCGCCATTTCGCATCCCCAAACTAAACCAAAGCTCCACCTCTCCTCGCATTTTCAG GTCGCCTGTGGAGTTGAGCTGCTGTGTGGAGACGATGCTTCCGTACCACACAGCCACAGCCTCTGCATTGCTCACTTCGATGCTCTCTGTCTCTCAGCGCTCCTACGGTTGGACCCCTGAAG gGCTGTGA
- the LOC117626300 gene encoding MACPF domain-containing protein NSL1: MALNAFRSDPQYAAQKAVSVIGSGYDLCNDIRLTACKSMLIELDPTRTRDLVVPGGAVVPDVSTSIKCDKGERTRFRSDVVSFNQMSEQYNKELSLSGKIPSGLFNTMFNFSGCWQKDAAPTKTLAFDGWLITLYNIELARSYITLSQNVRREVPSTWEPAALAAFIEKYGTHIVVGVRMGGKDIVHIKQSQNSTLQPTEVQNLLKQLADERFYEDVTGSNPDDLSGKMKDDHSMPRSVQRTIAAPIRPPIITQRNDGTVTICVRRGGVDVGQSHSKWLSTVSESPNVISMSFVPITSLLGGVQGNGFLSHAVNLYLRYKPPIEELHQFLEFQLPRQWAPVYGDLPLGLRRRKHVSPSLQFTFMGPKLYVNTMKVDTGNRPVTGMRLYLEGKKSDHLAMHLQHLSTVPDTLQLSDDHSYEPIDEPEERGYFEPVKWSIFSHVCTAPVQYNGACIDDSASIVTKAWFEAKAIGMRKVLFLRLGFSTVASARIRRSEWEGPSSSSRKSGFISTLISTRFSTALNPPVTPKKVDLNSAIYPGGPPLPTKAPKMATFVDTKEMLRGPEDSPGYWVVTGAKLCVEGSRISVKVKYSLLTIMSEDSMMLM, translated from the exons ATGGCACTCAATGCGTTTCGCTCCGACCCCCAGTATGCAGCCCAGAAGGCCGTCTCCGTAATCGGGTCCGGGTACGATCTCTGCAACGATATCCGGTTGACCGCATGCAAGTCCATGCTCATCGAGCTCGACCCGACCCGGACCCGGGACCTCGTGGTGCCGGGCGGGGCTGTCGTGCCCGACGTGTCCACCTCCATCAAGTGCGATAAAGGCGAGCGCACCAGGTTTCGCTCCGACGTCGTCTCTTTTAATCag ATGTCAGAGCAATACAATAAGGAGCTGTCTTTATCAGGCAAAATTCCGTCCGGCTTGTTTAATACTATGTTTAACTTCAGCGGCTGCTGGCAGAAGGATGCAGCTCCCACAAAAACTCTTGCTTTTGATGGTTGGTTAATAACGTTGTATAACATTGAGTTAGCAAGATCCTATATAACACTATCCCAGAATGTGAGACGAGAAGTGCCTTCTACATGGGAACCTGCTGCCCTTGCTGC attcaTTGAAAAATATGGTACTCATATTGTTGTTGGGGTGAGGATGGGTGGAAAGGATATAGTTCACATAAAGCAGTCGCAAAATTCAACTCTTCAACCCACTGAAGTGCAGAATTTGTTAAAGCAGTTAGCTGATGAGAGATTTTATGAAGATGTAACTGGATCGAACCCTGATGATTTATCAGGAAAAATGAAG GATGACCATTCTATGCCCCGGAGTGTTCAGAGAACAATTGCGGCCCCAATAAGGCCACCTATCATCACTCAAAGGAATGAT GGTACAGTGACCATTTGTGTTCGAAGGGGAGGTGTTGATGTTGGTCAAAGTCATAGCAAGTGGCTTTCAACTGTATCAGAGTCTCCTAATGTCATATCGATGTCCTTTGTCCCCATAACTTCACTTTTGGGTGGCGTCCAAGGAAATGGATTTCTAAGCCATGCAGTGAACCTCTACCTTAGAT ACAAACCGCCAATAGAGGAACTCCATCAATTTTTAGAATTTCAATTACCACGTCAATGGGCTCCAGTGTATGGTGATCTGCCTCTTGGTCTCAGGCGCAGAAAACATGTGTCCCCGTCACTCCAGTTCACTTTTATGGGCCCCAAGCTATATGTTAACACTATGAAG GTTGATACTGGAAATCGACCGGTGACAGGAATGCGTTTGTATCTTGAAGGTAAGAAAAGTGACCATCTGGCAATGCATCTCCAGCATCTTTCAACAGTTCCGGATACCCTCCAACTCTCAGATGATCACAGTTATGAGCCTATTGACGAGCCAGAGGAGCGAGGCTACTTTGAACCTGTCAAGTGGAGCATATTTTCACATGTATGCACGGCCCCAGTACAGTACAATGGTGCCTGCATTGATGACTCTGCTTCAATTGTGACGAAAGCCTGGTTTGAAGCCAAGGCTATCGGAATGAGGAAAGTTTTGTTCCTGAGGCTTGGATTTTCAACGGTGGCATCTGCAAGAATCCGTAGATCAGAGTGGGAAGGACCCTCAAGCTCTTCTCGAAAATCAGGATTCATCTCAACCTTAATCAGCACAAGGTTTAGTACTGCATTGAATCCACCTGTGACGCCAAAAAAAGTGGATTTGAATTCAGCAATTTACCCTGGTGGACCACCTTTACCGACGAAGGCACCAAAAATGGCGACGTTTGTAGATACCAAGGAAATGTTGAGAGGTCCTGAGGACTCGCCAGGTTATTGGGTGGTAACTGGAGCCAAGCTTTGCGTAGAGGGTAGCCGAATCTCAGTCAAAGTGAAGTATTCATTGTTGACAATAATGTCAGAGGATTCTATGATGTTGATGTAA